Below is a genomic region from Brassica oleracea var. oleracea cultivar TO1000 chromosome C9, BOL, whole genome shotgun sequence.
TCCCCACATCTGGATTCTAAATATACCATTAGGGTCACTCTAACCATAACACCAAATTATGTGTTGAAATAAAATCAAATTTGGTGTTTTGTTGTTCTACTTTATTTTTCATCTCCAATCACATCACTAAATTCCACAATAAAACAAAGATTTAATATTATTAAGTTTTTTAAAATTTAATAACTTTAATAAATAAAAATAATTTGTAAAGGATTCAATATCATTTAAATATAAATAAAAATTATAAATAAAAAATCATTTTAAATTTTTATTATGTTTTTAATTTATTTTATCACATTTATATTATATATTGGGATTTTGTGTTTGTTTGTTAAAATTTGGTAAATTTATTTTTCAGTTTTTATCTAAATATATATATATATATATATAATCTATGTATTAATTTATTTATTTAATGTAAAATATCAATTGCAATTAATAATTTATACTAATAAAATGAAAAACATGATATAGTAATTTTTAGTTACAAACTTTTACTTATTAACAGTACTAAACTTATTATATAACTACATAAAAATGAATATATTATTTAAAATTTAGTCTGATGACTAGTGTTATACCAAATAATGTGTAAACAGTATTTACAAAACACTAAATCTAATGTCTTTTTGAAATCTCTTTAGGGATATTATTACACCATATTGTTAAGCAAAAAAAAGATATCATTACACCATATTTTTAGTAACTATACTGACTATATGATGTGAAAACATGTGTTTTTTCTTTGATTCTTAAATTTATTAGTGTTTTAGGAGCCGTTAGAAATGGCTTAGTTTGTTTGTTTTTATTTTTTGGTACGAATGTTAAATATAATAATAATAATAATAATTACGACGCGGTATAAATTGATAAAAAAAAATTGTACAGTCGAGCTGATAATGGCTTACTTTGTTCTCTTTCGTGTATGTTCTTTTTTTCTAGGAGACCCGCAAAGATCTGTTATTCGAGAGCAAAAGCCACGTAAGTCACAAATTTAGAGCTTTGTTCCTGGAGGAAACTTAATTTACTAGTATAATGAGATAACTGAGGTTTGTAATAATAATAATAATAATAATAATTACGATGTTGTATAAATTGATAAAGAAGAATTGTAGAGTCGATATGATAATTTTTTCTTTAAATCCTTAAATGTTTAGATGATCTAATCTTCTATATTTTAGAATATAGAAGGACACATAGATTGAGTTTTATGCGGCAGTAGATGGATGTATACTCGCTATATATATTACGTATCCTAAATCTAGAAGATTATTATGTTTTCAGTGGATTTCCAATTCTAAACTGTGGTAGATGGTAGATTAGGTTTACTGACACTTTTTGATTAATTTTCAAATTGCTTTTTCTATAATAATTTCATCTCAAGATTATTTTTCTACGTGCACATGCATGTTAATATCATGTTTTTTAAATTTTTCTTATTTTTTGGCTTCTCAATATATTGATATGTATTTTTATAAAATGTAAGGTAGGCAATGTCTAAAAGTGACAAAAATTAATTTTGTTCCAAATAGACAATAGCTAAGATTAGTTCTTTTTTATAGCAAATTTCTCAAAAATTAAAGCAAGCATTATTTAGAAATAGAGGGAGTATTTAACTTGACAAAAGGAGAACACGTTATGTCATTTACGGAGAGAAAAAACGTATGAATATGCTTTCAATTGCAATAATGCACATTTGATTTACATGATTCTTGTACGTTAGGCTTTCAAGGTAATAATGTGGCTTTGGCCAAATCAAATCCATTAATACACTTTATTAGGTTTATCTTTTTATGTTTAAGAAAACATAAAATATTTTAAGAATAAGATTTAAATAAATTAATTGACATAAAGTCTAATTAACAAATACTTCCTCTGCTTCAAATTATTTGTTGTTCTAGAGAAAAAAAGTTTGTCACAAAATAAGTGTCGTTTTAAAGTTTCAAAAGAAAATTTATTAACTTTTATCCCTTTTTAATTTTTCTATTGGTTGAAATATGATTATATGTATATGTAATGATGTTTTTCTATTGAAAATATACAAAACTAAATGTTATTTTAATTTGTGTGCACAAACTTAAAAAGACGACTAAAATGAAACGGATGGAGTATAAATTTAAATTCAAAACCCAAATATCCAAACTGAAATATTTGCTAAATTCTTTTATATTTAGCCAAATATAAAACTATAAATAATTTATGTTACATATTTTGGACCTCAATTTCTCATCCAAAATTAACTCTAATTTTGACAAAGTGATATGTCATTTTGGCTCTAAACATGCCAGGTTAATCATTAGTGAACTTAAAAAATATAGCATTTTCTTGTTCTTTTAGAAACGCCTCCTCCCATTAACACCCACAAGATGATCTGCCATTACTTTGTTTAAAGGAGTATAACATGCCCTACTCCACTCATATCTCAAATCTATAGACTAAATTATTAAAAGCAAATGTTTATCCTCTATTCTTACATGTAACACTATTTAGTCATCAAGGAACTGAGTATGGACCGAAATCTGGCAGTGATTTGGGCAGATTCAGTTTGACTTAGTTTTCTCTTTGAACATATTTCTTGAGATCTCTGGTCCTCTAGGTAAAGTTACCGTCAAATCTTATCTTAATTCATAAGCTAACTCATTCCTCTTGACGATATAACAATTAGATCTCGTGACACACTTTTACTATATAGATCTTCAGTAGTCATAATAATGAATATAATCCTCTAGAGATTGATCCAACTAAGATAAGTTGTCTATTTTGTCAGCTTCTTTCAAGATACTATTCAATGTATGTGCATAACAGTTGTTTTAAAATCATTTTATCATAACTCACTAAGTTCATATGGCATCTTGTCATCGATTTTATATGGTAAGCATAGTTATCCCCATATTTCACGAGCAACTTAGAATCATGCATATTTTCATTTGTTATCCATTAATAGTTTAAGGGAGAAAAAAATGATCTACACCTCTTTTACATTCAAATAAATAAAGGCTACTTTTGAAGAGTAGTACAATTTTCTTTCTTTAAGAAAATGCATTTTTTGATGAAATTTGAAATTTATTGATAGTGTAAAACGAATGAGCATTTACAAGACTCTAATGTGCCATTTTATAAGATTTACAAGGCAATATCTTGAAAAAAAATATTCTACGTAGGTGTTGTCCGAGACGACAAACCATCTTTGCATCAAGCCTGCATACTTATGGTCGGCCCTGTAACGGAGACACGTTATTCTGTTACGCACCGCCTTGTCAATAATACGAGCTACTTGATCAACATTACGGAACCCCGACTGATGCCTCCTCCCATTTTTTTCTTTCCAAATATGATAGATGGATGTCTGAAACACCATTATGAGTAGGATCTTGTCCATGATCTGCAAGTTATTCACAGCCACTGTTTCCACTCAATCTATTTACTAACTTGTCCCAAATACTATGAAACTCGCATATTTTATCACAATAACTATTTTCATAGTTCTCTCGAGTTAGATTTATAAATCCAAGTTGTATGTTTTGAATTTCCAAAACATACTTTTATTTTTTTTAGCAAATATACATATCTACCACAAGATATTTTTTGTGGTATCAAAATCACTATTCTATTTGCAATTTTTTATAAACTTTTATATTTTTAAACAGATTTTGTTATAATTAAAATAAATTTTAAATTTATATTTAATATTGATTTTTCATTAATATATTTAATGAATTATTGAAATTTTAAAGCTTTGTAATAGTATATCTTGTAATAACACATGAACTAAAGATTATGTTTTTACTATTATATTTTTGTATATAACCATTGTAGATAATATATTGTTGTGAGTTTAAAATAAATAAAAATAATAAGATAATATATAATCGTAGATACAAAATTTTAACATATGTTAACAATTTTATTTTTTGTACAAAATATTACATAGTTTACGAATTCTAAGTATTAGCAGTAAATGATCATTTATTTATTTGTGTAAATGAAAGAATTTTATAAAGTTAAGCAGATTAATCTACCAATTTAATACAATTATATCATATTTAATTCATATAGTAGTTCAATTTCAATATAATATAGACTACTAGGGTCGGCTCGGGCTACGCCCGGGTTTGTTGTTTAAATTTAGTTTCAAAAAAAAATTGTTACAGTAAATTTTTTGTAAATTAATAATATTGAAACTGTGATAATATATTGATTTTTAAAATAATAAATTTGTAAAAATGATTTTAATTATTTTTTATTTAAAAGGAAGAAAAAAAATTATGTATGGTACTATATATTAGTTTAATATATATATTTAATTAAATGATTTGATATCTAAAATGTGTGTTGAATTTGATGATCGAATGTAATTTTCTTTTATCTGTAATTCAATGAAAATGTCAACTTATTGAAATAAAAAAAACAAATTAAAGATGAATTTTTTTTTCAAAATGATTTTTTATGTTTATTTAAAAGTTATATATATAGTAGTTATTTTTTTATTTTATTAAGATCATATATTTATATAAAACTTCTAAATTTTATTATTATTATTTTATTGAATTAAGTTATATTTCACATAAGTCCAATTCGAGACCAACAGAATTTATTAATTTTTGTATTTATTCATTTACCAAATATTAATTTATAGATTTTCTACTATATATATATACATATAAATTATTTACAATTCATTATTTGTGTCTATATAATGAATCTCCACGTTATCAGTTAAATATTCTTATTATCAAACATTATCTCCTAAAGCAAAAACTTCATTGATTGTAAGGGAAATTTTATGTTTACCACTTTTCATCTTTACCATCATTTAAAGGACATTTTCAAAAATACATTCTTCATTAAGTGGCAAAAGATTTTTATACCATTGTAATCTATATATATAATAAATCATTGTTTAAATAAATAAAACAAAAATTATGTTTTCGAATTATACTTTTTCAAATTCGAACTTTTTTATTTTATTTTTTGAAATTTTCCTTTTTAAAATTTTCTTTTTGAAATTAGAAAATTATATTTGAAACTATTTTTTAAAAAAATTATATATTTTTTAAGCATTTATTTATATATTTATTATAATCCTAAATTCCACATTCCAAAAACCCTACCGCATCCCTCAGCTCTAAACCTTAAGTCTATATTAGTTAAACCTAAGGGTATAAGTGTCTTTTAACCTTCATTAAAAATGAGGGTAAAAATGATTAGTGTAAACATGAAAAATGATACTATGAATGTGATATCTGTGGCAATTTCCCTTGATTGCACCATCTAATTTGTTAAGAAAATACATTTCAAATTGAAACGAACATATAATCGAGTACAAAACCAAAACATATTGTTTCGTTTTAACTGGTTCGGTTTGGGTGTTGATCTCAAGGCTATGTGTGAAAGAAATTTTGTTAAATGAATTAAACCAAAAATGTATTTATTTATTTTAAATGAAAACAAATCGAACAAACTGATTCAACCACAAACTCCCCAATACTTTAAAGAAAATAAAATCTGAATTCCTTTTTAGCGTATGAGCATCCGCATTACTATCGTTCAAGAAGTTGCTGACCATAACATTCATACTCATGAAGCTCTCTCACACCTAAAACCAGTTCGTTGTTTGTGATGTTCTTACCTTTTGGTCTCAGAAAGTATGATATGTGCCTGGCTGAATGCTCCATAGGCTTGTTCCTTGGTGTGTACTCTAAAGTTTAATCAGTCTGACATCCACTAAGCTAGGTACACTTCTTTTTCTTTCTCACTACTTGTTTCGGCCATGTTCGTTTGGAGGTCGCTAGCGTCAGCGACCAACCTGAGCGTCTAAACGTTGTTCGTTTACCGGTCGCACGTTCAGCGACTGATCGCAGCGACCAGACGCTAGCGACCCGCGATTAAAAATTTTGATCGCCGAGAAATTCAGCGTTTGCGACCAAAACCTGCGATCAGAAAAGAAAAGAAAAACTCAAAATACAAAAACACCTTCAATCTATCTTCAAAATTACAAAACAATACCATTAACCTAAATCCTAAAATAATTTCTCACGCCTCAGCTCTCTCTCTCTCTTAGCCATCTCTCACGCCTCTCTTCTCTCTCTCTCTCTCTCTCTCTCTCTCTNNNNNNNNNNNNNNNNNNNNNNNNNNNNNNNNNNNNNNNNNNNNNNNNNNNNNNNNNNNNNNNNNNNNNNNNNNNNNNNNNNNNNNNNNNNNNNNNNNNNNNNNNNNNNNNNNNNNNNNNNNNNNNNNNNNNNNNNNNNNNNNNNNNNNNNNNNNNNNNNNNNNNNNNNNNNNNNNNNNNNNNNNNNNNNNNNNNNNNNNNNNNNNNNNNNNNNNNNNNNNNNNNNNNNNNNNNNNNNNNNNNNNNNNNNNNNNNNNNNNNNNNNNNNNNNNNNNNNNNNNNNNNNNNNNNNNNNNNNNNNNNNNNNNNNNNNNNNNNNNNNNNNNNNNNNNNNNNNNNNNNNNNNNNNNNNNNNNNNNNNNNNNNNNNNNNNNNNNNNNNNNNNNNNNNNNNNNNNNNNNNNNNNNNNNNNNNNNNNNNNNNNNNNNNNNNNNNNNNNNNNNNNNNNNNNNNNNNNNNNNNNNNNNNNNNNNNNNNNNNNNNNNNNNNNNNNNNNNNNNNNNNNNNNNNNNNNNNNNNNNNNNNNNNNNNNNNNNNNNNNNNNNNNNNNNNNNNNNNNNNNNNNNNNNNNNNNNNNNNNNNNNNNNNNNNNNNNNNNNNNNNNNNNNNNNNNNNNNNNNNNNNNNNNNNNNNNNNNNNNNNNNNNNNNNNNNNNNNNNNNNNNNNNNNNNNNNNNNNNNNNNNNNNNNNNNNNNNNNNNNNNNNNNNNNNNNNNNNNNNNNNNNNNNNNNNNNNNNNNNNNNNNNNNNNNNNNNNNNNNNNNNNNNNNNNNNNNNNNNNNNNNNNNNNNNNNNNNNNNNNNNNNNNNNNNNNNNNNNNNNNNNNNNNNNNNNNNNNNNNNNNNNNNNNNNNNNNNNNNNNNNNNNNNNNNNNNNNNNNNNNNNNNNNNNNNNNNNNNNNNNNNNNNNNNNNNNNNNNNNNNNNNNNNNNNNNNNNNNNNNNNNNNNNNNNNNNNNNNNNNNNNNNNNNNNNNNNNNNNNNNNNNNNNNNNNNNNNNNNNNNNNNNNNNNNNNNNNNNNNNNNNNNNNNNNNNNNNNNNNNNNNNNNNNNNNNNNNNNNNNNNNNNNNNNNNNNNNNNNNNNNNNNNNNNNNNNNNNNNNNNNNNNNNNNNNNNNNNNNNNNNNNNNNNNNNNNNNNNNNNNNNNNNNNNNNNNNNNNNNNNNNNNNNNNNNNNNNNNNNNNNNNNNNNNNNNNNNNNNNNNNNNNNNNNNNNNNNNNNNNNNNNNNNNNNNNNNNNNNNNNNNNNNNNNNNNNNNNNNNNNTGTTTTAATATGACTCAGATTGTAGTGTTTCTTTTAAGCATGACTTTTGTTTCATTTCTTTTGTTATGACTCAGATTGTAGTATTTTAATGTGATAGGAAATTAGGAACCATGACCATCTGGTACCATTATTGTCGTGTCTGTCTGCTCAAATTGGAAGTTGTGTTCTTTTTTTAATGTGATAGGAAGCTCGTCTGTTTTTTTAAATTGGAAGTTGTTTGCTCATCTGTTTTTTAATGTGACCAACATCAACTTATATATATATGTGATTTTAATGCTTTGCAGATGGTTAGGTGGTACTTGGATGATGATGATGAGGATGATGATTATGAGGAAGAGCATGAAGTTGATATGCTTAAGCCAGAGAGATTGCTTCATAGAACAGATCGAGGTGCTGGATGGAATCATGTTCAGCAGCTTATGCACGGGTCAGATCAACAGTGTTATGATATTCTTCGCATGAATCAGAGGACATTTCAAGATCTGTGTAAAATGTTAGCAACGAGATATGGGTTACAAGAGACGTAAAATGTCTATATTGAAGAAGCGGTTGCAATGTTCCTTGAAGTGGTGGGCCAAGATAAGACAGTACGGGTTATTGCACAAAGATATCAGCGTTTGTTAGATACAATCAAAAGGAAACTTGGTGAGGTTTTGAGTGCTCTCTTAAAATTTGCTGCAGATGCACTAAAACCAGAAGATGGTGAGTTCACAAGAGTATGTCCTGCTTTGAGAAATGATGATCGATACTGGCCATTTTTTAAAGACTGTATTGGAGCATTGGATGGAACTCATATCTCAGTCCGCCCTCCTAAGCGAAATGCAGAAGTATACAGGGGCAGAAAACAGGAGCCAACCATGAATGTCCTTGCTATATGTAACTTTGATATGAAGTTCATATATGCTTATGTGGGTGTGCCGGGTAGAGCCCATGACACAAAGGTATTAACTTATTGTGCAAGGAATGAGCCTTTTTTTCCACATCCGCCAAATGGAAATTATTATTTGGTTGATGCTGGATATCCCACAAGAACAAGGTATCTTGGTCCGTATCGTAGAGTTCGATATCATCTCGATCAGTTCAACAGAGGAGGACCACCAACGAACACTCGAGAGGTGTTCAACCGGAGACATTCAAGCTTGCGATCAGTGATTGAGCGGACATTTGGAGTGTGGAAAGCAAAATGGAGAATTCTTGACCGTAGGCATCCAAAATATGGTTTGATCAAATGGATAAAGCTAGTGACGGCAACGATGGCTCTACACAACTTCATACGTGATTTACATCGAGAAGATAATGATTTTGTGCATTGGCAAAGAAGAGAAGAATATCATACTCATGGTGATAATGATGAAGAAGAAAGAGATGAAGAGGAAGATGAAGAAGAAGAAGAAGAAGAAGAAGAAGAAGAGGGTGATGGTCATGGTGGACATATTCCATATGAGCCAACTGGTGATAGAGCCATGGAAGGTTTACGTGATCATATTGGTAATGAGTTGAGTAGAGGATATCGATTACCTTACTAGTTTATTTGATTTGAGTTTGTACTGATTATTATTATAAGTTACTCGTATGATCACTTTTTTTATTATTTAGACTTTTTCAATATTCTAAGTTACAAGGAATAATATTCAAGTGTAAACTTTTTAATTAGAGTTATAGTTTATAAATGTGACAACTCATAAACAAAAGTGAACTTGTACAAGGAAAAATATAAGAAACTGAAAAGATTAAACATATTACATCCATGGTGTGATTTATTACACTTTACAGTTTTAATGATTTAGCCACGTTTTTGACGAAACCTAAATACACAAGAGCAAATGTATGTCAAAAGTAAATATTTGGTCGCCAGCGATACAGAAACGAACAGCATAGCGACAACCGCTGCGATCAATTGCGCGATATAGAAATGAACAACATAGCGACAACCGCTGCGATCAATCGTGCGACCTTCAAACGAACAACTATCAGCGACATCATGTCGCAGTCGCTGGTCGCTGACTCTAGTCGCTGACGCTGGCGACCACGAAACGAACAGGGCCTTCCTAAAACATTTGCCTTCACTTCTTACGGATTCATTATCTATCCTTCACTTTTGGTGATGCATCTTCTCAAAATGCATGTAAAAAGTCCTTCAGTATTTCCCAGCATATTGATCATGCTCTGCAGAGTTCTGTTTGCGAGATGGACAAAACCACCTTGGGTTCCAGATGGAAGCTTTCTAGTCTTTTATGAAGTTTGATGGCAAGCCCATCAAACACACAAAGTCTAGCATCTGCATCACTGCGAAGAGGAGTTACGTTAGGCGGGATAATGAGACAGTTATGCAGAGTTACTTTTGCAAACTCCTCTTTAAGTTTTCAGTTATACATAGGATGGTACAATGTATTTGGGATTTGTGGAAAAGGATCTAAGCGGAGTCTCTGGTTTCAGCATATCTCTCGTGAGGGTATATAACAGTTCTATTATCTTTGAGACTGATCATCCACTTGCAGCACGTAGAAGTAGGGACATATAGATAGAAAGTAGAAACACACCTGTTTGGAAACAGAGGTGAACTCGTAAACAAAACTTATTCGAAATTAATTGTTTTTGAGAAAATAAGTTTAATGTGAAGCAATTGACAAAGCACTAAAGCCTTTAAAAATGGTGAAATCCTTCCATAGACACCCCACCAGTCAATGTGTTATAAGAAATAGAAGAAGAACTATACCAAGATTATGCACGCTATGCGTATCTAACAAAACCCATCCAATAAAAAACCATCCAAAATCCTCGCATAGACACTCACCAATATCTGAACCGTCGGCCGCCGCTTGAGAAGAGGACGACGGTGAATCACTGAAATAGAGAAGCTCCACAGCTTGTGCAGGCGGAAGCTTAATCAACAACTTGAAACCACCAGCGTTCTCGGGAATTAGCTTTGTTAGTTGCTGAAACTTGTCGTCGCCGCCGCCGCTAAGATGAAGAGACTCAAGCCATCTTGCTTCCCAGAATGGCCCAACCCCGCCGGATCTAAATATGAATGCTCCGGTAAGATCCATCAACATAACAATTCCGAACAACAACACTGGAAATTTAAAATCTCAGAGAATCTCTCGAATGAGAGAAAGAAATTTACAAAAACTTTTGGAAGCCTGAGAATGATTCTCAAGGGATAGGTCTGATTCTTTTATAGGTGGAGCTTGGAATAGGGATAAGACTATTCAATGGAACTGGTAATGCATGTTAGGAGATTAATCGAGAACGAAACGACACCAGAGGAACCAACATAGACGCAACCATCGGTCACGAAGACGATGCCTAACGGGCCAACCTTATAACGTATGAATCCCAAATATAAATCTCTCTTGCTTGCGAACCCACCTGAAACAACAAAGAAAGTGTTTAAAACAAAAGGGAGATCACAGGTGTCGCTTCCATGACACATGACTTAGTGACGTGGAAAGAGAGAACACAACTTCATAATAATATATATAGATAATTATAAACTTATAAAAATAGCATAGATTTTTTCGTTTGATAATACAATTTTAATTAACATTTACTGATAATAGTATTATATTACTATTTTTTTTTTTTTTGTAGAACCTTTGTGTGATTTCAAATGCTTTCTAGACCCAAGGACTAATGTATTATTTAACTAAAAATATGACTTTTATCTCAAATTTGATACCATTTTAGTTTGGTTTTAAATGATAACCATTTTATAAATTTTTAAAATTATTTATAGAAGTTTATTACTCCAATCCTTACCCCTAACTACTAAAACCTAATCAATTATCACTACACCCTAATCCCACATATTAGGTTGTTTGATTGAGTGAATTTTTGAAAATTGGTAATCAACATAGTCTATTTCAAACAATTTCTCAAAAAAAATATTTGAAAATTTTAGTAAGATTTTCTTGCATTTTTCCTAACAAATTCTTGTTATAACTGAAAATAAAATTTTAAATTTGAAGTTAAATTCAATTTATTATTAATATCTTTATGAATTATAAAGATTTTTAAAAAAATGTTATATATTTGTTTTATTAATGTAAATAATCAAATCATTCGTATTAGTTAATTAATTAAAATAGTCGTACTATAACTTTTTTGTAGTATATTTTTTAGTGAGTATATTTTAATTGAAAAGAAGCCACTCAAAAAATGTTCAAGAAATCCATATGCGTTAATTAGGCGTTTTATATAAGACTAGTGATAGGTGAAGCCTCGATGCTAACGAGTTATTGATTTATTTCAAATATATTTTTATTTATATAATATATTTTAGTTTTTATTTATATCTTATTATATAAAACAAAAAAAATCAGACAAATTTGTGGATTTAAACTAACATTATTGGTTAATTTAACGGATTTACAATTATATTTGAAACCTATTTGAAACAGTTTAAACCTATTAAATCATGTATAATCGGATTTTAATTAAATTTTTTCGGATTTGATTGAGTCTCGGAGTTCTCCTATTTTTGCAGCTATCAAATGTTTTACCTTTTGAGTTAGAAGAATTTAACCCACATTTTTACAATTAAAAAGCTTATACTCATAGTAGAAGTTGTGTATATTCTTCTAAAAATTCTAGTTTTTGGGACGGCGATGAAACGGAAGATCTAGGGTACGATGATTCCGCGAAGATGGGAGCCGGGGATTGGAGCAGGAGATTGGTTCGGTTTGTTCTGGCATGATCAAGACCTTGATACGGCGTATCAGAACTGTTACTCGGGTCGATTGAGAATGGATTTAGGTATCAAAAAGGGGATCTGCGGAATTTTAAGGAAAGTTAAGATCTGGGTTGAATGGCGGTGGATTGCGATTATCATCACGATGAAATCACCAATCAACACAGGTTGTACAATGGATTGCGATCCTTTACTCTCTTGCTTTTATTTAATTGGGAGTGATCTCAATTATCAATGGTTGATATGGGTTTTACGGTTTTTTGGGGAAGCAAGATCGGGTGATATCAATTTACAGAGATACGGGATAGCGGAGGATTATTATTGGAATGAGAATATGGAAAATTGGAAACGGTATAACAAGATGAGAAGAATACAAAAGGCGAGTCCAGAAAGAAGGAGGGAGAACAGAAAAGGGAATGGGGGATGGACTGATGGTGCGAAACATGAGGAGCGAGCTCGTAGTTACAAGGGCGTGGTCATTAACAGTAATACGGGCCAACAGAACAGAGAAAGAGACAGTAGAGAGTATTATGGGAAGGGTAAGGGTAAAATGGTGGAGGCATCAGACTCTAAGTGGGTTAAGGTTCCAGAGCGAGGCACCAGGAGACCTCCTAATCAATATGGAAACTACAGAGGTAATGGGGAGGGCTCACGGGTTAAAATACACGTGAGAAGACGTTACAGTTGTGGACTCTGGAGCTCAAGTGGTGTCTACCAGGTCATATGCAGCGCAACCAAGAGAGGATCAGGGTCAGCAAGTTGCACCTCAGGTAACCCGTGAAGAGGGCGAGATCACGAGGAACGGAGATGCTGATGCAACACTACCGTCTGCAGAGTTTCAAATGGAACTAGCTAAGACGCAGGCGGAAGGGTCGGAGGTGATCGTGGAGGCTACTGAGGAGGAGAGGGGTCTACTTACAGTGCAAGGAATGATGGAGAAACAATATGATACCTTTGAAGATATTGATATAGAACTAGATGCTATTAATGCGGCTATGATGGAGAGTGGCGTCGACTTGGAGAGAGAGGAAGAGTTTCAAACTCTTTCAGAAGAGGAGCTTGAGCAAGCTTCTGAAGCTCAGGCAGAGTATGCTCACACGCAGGAAGAGGAACAACTGGTGACTGGAGATTCAAACATCAACAAGGAATTGGGACAGGGGATTTGGCGACGAGGAAAAGTCACCGTAAGAGGTTATTCAAGCCCACCAGCAGCACTGCGGGAAGTACTAAGATGAGAATGGCGTCTGCGCTTGTCTCACCACGAAGGAAAGTTGCAGCTAAGGTTGGGGCTCGTCATGGAGACAATACCAAACCACCGGAGAACAAGGGACCTTCAATTCCGAAGCCGGTTAACTTAAAATTCTAAGGTTACGGATCAAACCTCATTTACAATGAGATTACGAATGAAGGATTTGGTTTATGGGGGTGGCGCTTTCATTATTTCAATAAAT
It encodes:
- the LOC106316044 gene encoding gametocyte surface protein P230-like, with the translated sequence MNVLAICNFDMKFIYAYVGVPGRAHDTKVLTYCARNEPFFPHPPNGNYYLVDAGYPTRTRYLGPYRRVRYHLDQFNRGGPPTNTREVFNRRHSSLRSVIERTFGVWKAKWRILDRRHPKYGLIKWIKLVTATMALHNFIRDLHREDNDFVHWQRREEYHTHGDNDEEERDEEEDEEEEEEEEEEEGDGHGGHIPYEPTGDRAMEGLRDHIGNELSRGYRLPY
- the LOC106313456 gene encoding uncharacterized protein LOC106313456 produces the protein MAVDCDYHHDEITNQHRSGDINLQRYGIAEDYYWNENMENWKRYNKMRRIQKASPERRRENRKGNGGWTDGAKHEERARSYKGVVINSNTGQQNRERDSREYYGKGKGKMVEASDSKWVKVPERGTRRPPNQYGNYRGNGEGSRVKIHVRRRYSCGLWSSSGVYQVICSATKRGSGSASCTSGNP